In Sphingobacteriaceae bacterium, a single genomic region encodes these proteins:
- the ssb gene encoding single-stranded DNA-binding protein — MAGINKVILLGFLGKDPELKYFENNVAKSTFSLATSEYYRDKNGQKIEQTEWHNIVMWRTVAENASKYLKKGSQIYLEGKIQTRVWNDKDGIRKNITEIVADSFTIIQNKTEDSSGTGSLPY; from the coding sequence ATGGCAGGAATTAATAAGGTAATACTCTTAGGCTTTTTAGGCAAAGATCCTGAATTAAAGTATTTTGAAAACAATGTCGCCAAATCCACTTTTTCATTGGCAACTTCTGAATATTACAGGGATAAAAACGGCCAAAAAATTGAACAAACCGAATGGCACAATATTGTAATGTGGCGGACCGTTGCTGAAAACGCTTCTAAATACCTCAAAAAGGGTTCTCAAATTTATTTAGAAGGGAAAATTCAAACCAGAGTTTGGAATGATAAAGACGGTATTCGAAAAAATATTACCGAAATTGTAGCTGACTCATTTACAATTATTCAAAATAAAACTGAAGATTCTTCCGGTACCGGATCTCTTCCCTACTAG
- a CDS encoding gliding motility-associated C-terminal domain-containing protein: MIWNYGDKPFEQMGATTNYCYEKSGTYNVRLTVNDSNNCKSAFTYSNIVQVFAKPVVGFITNPEIITLNNSSDVEIINTTLGGKTFKWEVSGLDYGITQDIKYTFLDTGCVSFKLMALSDQNCADTLMKNICVVEAFNVWIPSSFTPNGDGLNDEFKWQGTGFSENDYLFEVYNRWGVRLFRTQDINIGWDGKFKGSGIESGQYLWYINMKDNQQVTHKMKGFVEVLR, from the coding sequence GTGATATGGAACTATGGAGATAAGCCATTTGAACAAATGGGTGCAACAACCAATTATTGTTACGAGAAAAGTGGCACCTATAATGTTCGATTAACGGTGAACGATTCAAATAATTGCAAAAGCGCTTTTACCTACAGTAATATAGTTCAGGTTTTTGCGAAACCGGTGGTTGGGTTTATAACCAATCCGGAAATCATCACTTTAAATAACAGCTCAGATGTAGAAATAATCAATACCACCTTAGGTGGAAAAACTTTTAAATGGGAAGTAAGTGGACTTGATTATGGCATTACACAAGATATAAAATATACATTTTTGGATACAGGTTGCGTTTCATTTAAACTAATGGCCTTGAGTGATCAAAATTGTGCCGACACCTTAATGAAAAATATTTGTGTGGTAGAAGCTTTTAATGTTTGGATACCCTCTTCATTTACACCGAACGGTGATGGTTTGAATGATGAATTTAAATGGCAGGGAACCGGATTTTCGGAAAACGATTATTTATTTGAAGTATATAATCGATGGGGAGTACGTTTATTCAGAACACAGGATATAAATATAGGGTGGGATGGAAAATTTAAAGGTTCAGGAATTGAAAGCGGACAATACCTGTGGTATATAAACATGAAAGATAATCAGCAGGTGACTCACAAAATGAAAGGCTTTGTTGAGGTGTTAAGGTGA
- the gldD gene encoding gliding motility lipoprotein GldD produces MPSKKISILIFVLSLIVNGCKNDDEIVYSPKPKGYPRIFFPEKNYRSFDSLCPFRFDIPDYSAITNDKHNNAEPCWYNLNFPNFNATLHISYKEINNNVLDYIEDSHNFANRHQIKATGLDETVIMRDSAKVYGLLFDIAGNTASSVQFYVTDSSKHFLRGALYFNSVPNTDSLKIVVDYLRKDVLQLINTVAWKK; encoded by the coding sequence GTGCCATCCAAAAAAATATCAATCCTAATTTTTGTATTAAGCCTAATTGTAAATGGCTGTAAGAATGATGATGAAATAGTCTATTCACCTAAACCAAAAGGGTATCCGCGAATTTTTTTTCCGGAAAAAAATTACCGCTCGTTTGATTCACTATGTCCATTCCGATTTGATATTCCTGATTATAGTGCAATAACAAACGACAAACACAATAATGCTGAGCCGTGCTGGTACAACTTAAATTTTCCAAACTTCAATGCAACATTGCATATCAGTTACAAAGAAATAAATAATAATGTTTTAGATTACATTGAAGACTCGCACAACTTTGCAAACAGGCATCAGATTAAAGCCACCGGGTTGGATGAAACTGTAATTATGAGAGATAGCGCCAAGGTGTATGGTTTGTTATTTGATATTGCCGGAAATACAGCTTCTTCCGTACAATTTTACGTTACCGATAGCAGTAAACATTTTTTAAGAGGAGCTCTTTATTTTAATTCAGTGCCTAATACAGATTCCTTAAAAATTGTTGTGGATTATTTAAGAAAAGATGTGCTTCAATTAATAAATACAGTAGCCTGGAAAAAATAA
- a CDS encoding S41 family peptidase, protein MDSHFQKDNQPKFNPFLPFYFAVVLAIGIGAGYYLTFGSDSNLIASKHPVKNGGKINNLLDYITMQYVDTVNKIQLENSTITSMLKSLDPHSDYIPASEFEAVNEPLEGNFDGIGVEFNIYNDTIRVINPIEGGPSEKLGIKAGDKIIRVNNKIVAGVKISNKEVFDKLRGPSGTDVKVSILRSGSKKLIDFNITRGKIPLFSLDVSYMVTPNIGYIKISKFASTTYEEYLKAFNTLSKRGMQKLILDLRGNGGGFLKTAVELADEFLTNGLQIVYTEGRAHPKKVYTASTRGGFEFKELAVLIDEGSASASEIVAGALQDNDRATIIGRRSFGKGLVQDQIDLPDGSAFRLTIARYYTPTGRCIQKPYNKGLNAYLYEEFDRYTHGELYNIDSIKLDKSQQFKTPGGKIVYGGGGIIPDVFVPLDSSKYSHVVNKLFNYGIINGYCFEYTDRNRNSFLKKYSSAAEFIKKFKCGASEFESLNNYLVKNKNDLRINGNEKGLNHIIKALIGRNLFDDEAYYPILNQNDNCINKAVEVLEKKK, encoded by the coding sequence GTGGACTCTCACTTTCAAAAGGACAATCAACCCAAATTCAATCCCTTTTTACCTTTCTATTTTGCAGTGGTATTAGCTATTGGAATTGGCGCTGGATATTATTTGACTTTTGGATCGGATTCGAATTTAATTGCCAGCAAGCACCCGGTAAAAAATGGAGGAAAAATAAATAACCTATTGGATTATATCACCATGCAGTATGTAGACACGGTAAACAAAATCCAATTGGAAAACAGTACTATCACTTCTATGCTTAAAAGTTTAGATCCGCATAGCGATTATATTCCGGCATCCGAATTTGAAGCTGTTAATGAACCCTTGGAAGGAAATTTTGACGGCATTGGAGTAGAATTTAATATTTATAACGATACTATACGTGTAATTAATCCGATTGAAGGCGGACCTTCGGAAAAACTAGGCATAAAAGCAGGCGATAAAATTATTCGTGTAAATAATAAAATTGTAGCCGGAGTAAAAATTTCCAATAAAGAAGTATTTGATAAACTACGTGGACCCAGCGGAACCGACGTGAAAGTTTCTATATTAAGAAGTGGCAGTAAAAAATTAATTGATTTTAATATTACTCGAGGCAAAATACCGCTATTCAGTTTAGATGTATCGTATATGGTTACACCGAATATTGGTTATATTAAAATCAGCAAATTTGCCAGCACCACGTATGAAGAATATTTAAAGGCATTTAATACCTTAAGTAAACGAGGAATGCAAAAACTCATTTTGGATTTGAGAGGAAACGGCGGGGGTTTTTTAAAAACCGCAGTTGAATTAGCCGATGAATTTTTAACTAACGGTTTGCAAATTGTATATACCGAGGGGAGAGCCCACCCGAAAAAAGTTTACACAGCAAGTACCCGAGGCGGATTTGAATTTAAAGAACTGGCCGTACTCATTGATGAAGGCAGTGCCAGTGCCAGTGAAATAGTTGCCGGTGCTTTGCAAGATAACGACCGAGCCACCATTATAGGCCGAAGAAGTTTTGGAAAAGGTTTGGTTCAAGATCAAATTGATTTGCCAGACGGTTCAGCTTTTCGATTAACCATTGCGCGTTATTATACCCCAACAGGCAGATGTATTCAAAAACCTTATAACAAGGGATTAAACGCTTATTTATATGAGGAATTTGATAGATATACGCATGGCGAATTATATAATATTGATAGTATTAAATTGGATAAATCACAGCAATTTAAAACGCCGGGAGGCAAAATTGTTTATGGCGGAGGTGGTATTATTCCCGATGTTTTTGTACCTCTGGACTCTTCCAAATACTCACACGTAGTGAATAAACTTTTTAATTACGGAATAATAAACGGCTATTGTTTTGAGTATACCGACAGAAACAGAAATTCATTTTTGAAAAAATACAGTTCAGCAGCAGAGTTCATTAAAAAATTCAAATGCGGAGCTTCGGAATTTGAAAGTTTGAATAACTACCTGGTTAAAAACAAAAACGATTTGCGCATTAACGGGAATGAAAAAGGATTGAACCATATTATTAAAGCCCTGATAGGAAGAAATTTATTTGATGATGAAGCTTATTATCCCATCTTAAATCAAAACGACAATTGCATTAATAAAGCGGTTGAAGTTTTGGAAAAGAAGAAATAA